Proteins from one Hyperolius riggenbachi isolate aHypRig1 chromosome 4, aHypRig1.pri, whole genome shotgun sequence genomic window:
- the LOC137571521 gene encoding uncharacterized protein: MIVQKALMESIASLLEKKVIRQVPASHMHAGFYSPVFLVKKPKGDYRFIINLKSLNRFILYKRFRMDNMRTVVNLLQRDCYMVSLDLRDAYLHIPMSLRSQRFLRFAIRTAGESAQTTTIREAMSLLGLMTSAFMTMVWGQFHSRQLQVWILRVWNKKKSSLDDRVLIPPKVKLSLNWWKEQVHLSTGRLWNFPTECILTTDASAIGWGAHFKNMPAQGLWSQTLSSMPSNNRELEAVRLALEHFSSFLQMKHVLIQTDNSSVVAYLNRQGGTRSASLWSQTQRIMSWAEQWTCSLKAIHLKGSRNCMADFLSRETLLQDEWSLHQEVFQEILQKWGSPDIDLFASKHNNKCPQFCSLSREDNSKVIDAFSIKWEFPLVYAFPPITVIPKVLNKIMQEKVRAILITPFWPKRPWFSLLKRLAVEDPWILPNRPDLLSQGPFFHPQLTMFKLTAWNLNGHS; this comes from the exons ATGATTGTTCAGAAGGCACTGATGGAATCGATTGCCTCCCTACTGGAGAAGAAGGTGATACGCCAGGTACCCGCCTCTCACATGCATGCAGGCTTCTACTCCCCTGTCTTCCTAGTCAAAAAACCCAAAGGAGATTACAGGTTCATCATAAATCTAAAGTCATTGAACAGATTCATCTTATACAAAAGATTTCGAATGGACAATATGAGGACAGTAGTGAACCTACTACAGAGAGACTGTTATATGGTGTCCCTAGACCTCAGAGATGCATACTTACACATCCCCATGAGTCTGAGATCACAGAGGTTTCTGAGATTTGCCATCAGGACTGCAGGGGAG AGTGCTCAGACCACAACAATAAGAGAAGCTATGTCACTTCTGGGGCTCATGACTTCTGCCTTCATGACTATGGTTTGGGGACAGTTTCATTCAAGGCAACTCCAGGTATGGATCCTGAGGGTATGGAACAAGAAGAAGTCTTCTCTAGACGACAGGGTACTGATCCCTCCCAAGGTGAAGCTTTCTTTGAACTGGTGGAAGGAACAAGTACATCTCTCGACAGGCCGTCTCTGGAACTTTCCAACAGAATGCATTCTGACAACAGATGCAAGTGCAATAGGGTGGGGGGCACACTTCAAGAATATGCCAGCCCAGGGTCTATGGTCTCAAACTCTAAGCAGCATGCCATCGAACAACAGAGAGTTGGAAGCAGTCAGATTGGCTCTAGAACATTTCTCCTCATTCCTCCAGATGAAACATGTGTTGATCCAGACAGACAATTCTTCAGTAGTGGCATACCTGAACAGGCAGGGGGGTACCAGGAGTGCTTCCCTTTGGAGTCAGACTCAAAGGATAATGTCCTGGGCGGAACAATGGACTTGTTCTCTAAAAGCTATACATTTGAAAGGTTCTCGAAATTGCATGGCAGATTTCCTCAGTCGGGAGACTTTGTTACAGGACGAGTGGAGCCTTCACCAGGAAGTGTTTCAAGAGATTCTGCAGAAATGGGGCAGTCCAGACATAGACTTATTTGCTTCCAAGCACAACAACAAATGCCCTCAGTTCTGTTCCCTCTCTCGGGAGGACAACTCAAAGGTCATAGATGCCTTCTCAATCAAGTGGGAGTTTCCTCTGGTCTATGCCTTTCCACCAATTACAGTGATTCCGAAAGTACTGAACAAAATAATGCAGGAGAAGGTCAGAGCGATATTGATAACTCCTTTTTGGCCCAAAAGACCTTGGTTTTCGCTGCTGAAAAGGTTAGCTGTAGAGGATCCCTGGATATTACCGAACAGACCAGACTTACTATCTCAGGGCCCGTTCTTCCATCCACAGCTGACCATGTTCAAGCTAACAGCGTGGAACCTGAATGGACACTCCTGA